The sequence ACCTGCTCAACATCGTGTTACCATGTGTGATCTCGCTTGTAGAAGTTCTAATTTTATTATGGTGGATTCATGGGAGGTGACTCTCACTCTGTCATGCACACACGCATTGCACATTAACAGACTAAAGAATAATTAGCACACAAATCATTAAATTTCGGAAGTTTGAATTACTTTCTCATGCATCTGCTACTGCAATTAAATTTGTAcctttttttgtctttttgacTATTTCTATCTGATAGGCAAGTCAGGATACCTACCAGCGCACATTAACAGTTTTGTCTAGAGTTAGGACTTCTCTATGCGAGAGCGGATGTGTATCCCATGGTAAACTCATTTCCTTTTATGTTATTTCTTACTGATTGTGGGTTAATTGCATATGGATCCCATTTTCTAAAGTAGCTAAAGTTTAAGTGAAACATCAGTGAGATAATATAGACAATCTTGTTGAGTCTATCCCAAAATTAGAGTTTTGCATTGTCGAAAATATCATTCTGAATGTAAAACATGTGCTTTTTTTGGATTTTACTGTTCTACAAGTTATATTTCTGATGATTAAATAAGAAATCTTTGTTGCAATGAAGTTACCATTTTTACATCGCTTTTACATGTCAAGTTAATGATAGTCTTTTTTCGTAGAGTCTCTGAAAGTCATGCTTCTTTGTGGTTCTGATCTATTAGAATCTTTCACCGTTCCCGGAGTTTGGATTCATGAACAGGTAAAGTTGTGCAATATGCTCGAGTAGAGGAAGAAGCCTAATACAGAAATGTGCATGTCTAAAATAATTTGCAAAagcaaatttttaaaacttaattttGCTCAGTTTTGTCACGCGCATTGTTTTATTTCCAGGTAAAAACTATATGTAGAGACTTTGGGTTGGTTTGCATCCGTAGAGATGGTCAAGACGTCGAGAATATTGTATTgaatgatgatattttgaatgaattCAAGGTAATACTTTCCTTGTGTCTTCCCGTCGTTCCAAAGTTGTCGTGGAACGAAGGgggttaaataatttttcaaaagccTTGCAAGTTTCTCTCCGTATCGTAAACAAACTATTTTCTCGATCAACATAATTCATTGCAGGATAATATCAAGATTGTCGATGAAGTTGTACCAAATGGGATCAGTTCGACAGGCTTGAGGTAAAAACGCCCACTCTGAACATGAATTAatcttcttatatatatataatttgaatcttgGTCATCGATCCAACGAATTCGAGCTTATAACACTAAACAAGTTTCCATGCTCAGAGATTGCATTT comes from Primulina huaijiensis isolate GDHJ02 chromosome 5, ASM1229523v2, whole genome shotgun sequence and encodes:
- the LOC140977078 gene encoding nicotinamide/nicotinic acid mononucleotide adenylyltransferase-like isoform X4 — encoded protein: MKEKGLLPAQHRVTMCDLACRSSNFIMVDSWEASQDTYQRTLTVLSRVRTSLCESGCVSHESLKVMLLCGSDLLESFTVPGVWIHEQVKTICRDFGLVCIRRDGQDVENIVLNDDILNEFKDNIKIVDEVVPNGISSTGLRDCISRRQSVKYLTADEVIDYIQQNNLYTRHTEDYSING
- the LOC140977078 gene encoding nicotinamide/nicotinic acid mononucleotide adenylyltransferase-like isoform X3: MVYPALRDREMFMWYWLQLEVSILLHTCTCVVLGLLPAQHRVTMCDLACRSSNFIMVDSWEASQDTYQRTLTVLSRVRTSLCESGCVSHESLKVMLLCGSDLLESFTVPGVWIHEQVKTICRDFGLVCIRRDGQDVENIVLNDDILNEFKDNIKIVDEVVPNGISSTGLSFHAQRLHFKTAVGEIFDSR
- the LOC140977078 gene encoding nicotinamide/nicotinic acid mononucleotide adenylyltransferase-like isoform X2 gives rise to the protein MQHEVYGCPFRDLRQKSNSLGDFPLGLLPAQHRVTMCDLACRSSNFIMVDSWEASQDTYQRTLTVLSRVRTSLCESGCVSHESLKVMLLCGSDLLESFTVPGVWIHEQVKTICRDFGLVCIRRDGQDVENIVLNDDILNEFKDNIKIVDEVVPNGISSTGLRDCISRRQSVKYLTADEVIDYIQQNNLYTRHTEDYSING
- the LOC140977078 gene encoding nicotinamide/nicotinic acid mononucleotide adenylyltransferase-like isoform X1, producing MVYPALRDREMFMWYWLQLEVSILLHTCTCVVLGLLPAQHRVTMCDLACRSSNFIMVDSWEASQDTYQRTLTVLSRVRTSLCESGCVSHESLKVMLLCGSDLLESFTVPGVWIHEQVKTICRDFGLVCIRRDGQDVENIVLNDDILNEFKDNIKIVDEVVPNGISSTGLRDCISRRQSVKYLTADEVIDYIQQNNLYTRHTEDYSING
- the LOC140977078 gene encoding nicotinamide/nicotinic acid mononucleotide adenylyltransferase-like isoform X5; translated protein: MCDLACRSSNFIMVDSWEASQDTYQRTLTVLSRVRTSLCESGCVSHESLKVMLLCGSDLLESFTVPGVWIHEQVKTICRDFGLVCIRRDGQDVENIVLNDDILNEFKDNIKIVDEVVPNGISSTGLRDCISRRQSVKYLTADEVIDYIQQNNLYTRHTEDYSING